The genomic region GAAGGCCGGAAACTGACAAAGGGGAATGGAGAGGAGtgaagtgaagtggctagggtttgctccGGCTAGCGGATGGGGACGAATGTATGTGGGGTCGGGTGAGCCAGCATGAGCCgagtccgacgtggcgggcgtgcccggacGTCGCCTTATCCACCCCATATTTGGCTGGATACAAGGGGTGCCGGTCAGCTCGGGGGTTTGAGGCCCGTTTGAAGCGTACATCTAGGTAAAAAAACGTGACCGGACAATAACCGGACGGCATGCTCGAGCATTTGAGGCGTCCGGTTATAGATGCTCTTAGTATATCTATATTTTACACTAATACGTCCGAACGGTTACAGGTGATTTGAGGGTCCACGTGACCGGTTGCAGGTCCGCTTTGGGATGCCATCACCCCGTCACCACATATGTGCAACCCCAGTGACCACGAGAGGGACAGGATGACAGAACGCCACGAGTCGAAGCCTCGCCGACACCGCCGGCCGCACATGCTTCACTCAACGGTGTACTCTACGACGGCGAGGAAGAGGAAGGGAGGGTTTGGGCGGCCGCTTGTGTCGCCCATTGTTTTTCTCACGCAATGTGATTTCAGCAACCACAATGGAGGTTTGGTTGAAATTGGTTACGACGACGTCGAGTTGGCGGCGGAGGAAGACTCGGCATGAAGGCCAGAAAATGGTGTGGAACGTAGTGGTAATAGTACGCGCCCCGCTCCGAAACAAAGAAAAAGGTGCGTGCCGCACTCACGAGAGACTGCCAGTGAGATACTGGAGGAAGGTGGGGATGACGTCAAGGCCGCATGGCCCTTATGGGCTGGGCCACACACGTGCTACAATGGCAATGACAATGGGAAGCAAGGCTGTAAGGCGGAGCGAATCCGGAAAGATTGCCTCAGTTCGGATTGTTCTCTGCAACTCGGGAACATGAAGTTGAAATCGCTAGTAATCGCGGATCAGCATGCCGCGGTGAATATGTACCCGGGCCCTGTACACACCGCCCGTCACACCCTGGGACTGCGGTCACACCCTGGGACTGCGGATCAGGCGTGTGGAAACGAATCTCTTGGATGCTCTGGGATTGGGGAAGCGAAAGCAGTTATCGAGTCAAGTCAGGAAAGCAGTCGAGCTACTACGGTACAAGAAGAATCTGTATTCGCAATGAGAAATAACATATGGAATCTGCCACCCAAAACAATAGGAACATTAACATAAAATCGATGCAAATTACCCTCCCAAAAAGTTGACGCACCAGTTAGCAGAACCACAAATCACACACAGTCAGCACTCAAATCTGCAAAGACCCATCGTCCATCACGATAACAAACGCAGCAAATCTGCGAAATCCATTTATTACAAGCAAAACCATATGTTCCGTTAGTCATGGAGTGGACATCATCAACTAAATTAAGCTCTGGCAGCTGCCgctacgccgccgccgccttgacgTAGACGGTGTACTCGACGACGGTCTCGCCGGACTTGGCGCCGGAGTCCATGGTACGCGCCTCGACGTAGCCGCGCGCCATGCGGAACTTGCCGGTGCCCCCGATGATGCTCATCTCCCTCACCGCTGACAGCACCTCGTTGCGGCCGTAGATGGTGAGGCCGCTGCCCTTGTAGTCCCCGGCGGTGAACACGAAGTTCATGTTCATGAGGAGGCCGAAGGTGGCCTGGTCGGCGAACGTGTAGGTCCCCTGCGCGCGGCCGATCTCGTCCTTGGACTTGGCGGAGCCCGTGACGGCGGGCCCGGTGGTGAGCGGGTCGTCGATGGCCACCACCGCGCCGAAGAAGGTGGAGGAGCTGTTGGTGGACGCCGCCTGCGCGATCCGGATCGCGGTCGGGCTCGTCCCCGCCAGCACGTCGTGCCAGTACAGCTTGAACTTGGTCAGGCCGTCGTCCGCCGCGGAGGCCGGGGCCAGCAGCACCGCCgcgcacaggaggaggaggagcgctgcCTTGCCGCCGGCCATGGCTGGTGGATCTAGGTATGTGAGCCCTGGGTAATGGCGAAAAAGGGAAGCGGGCTAGTGTGGCGTATTTGAGGAGATGTCAGGCGAGGTGGGGTGGCCGGACGTCGGAGTGGGTGGCTCactgtccacactatctctctcggTGGCCATTGGATTCGGTGCGCATGTGGGGCAGGTACCTGCAGTGGTCAGTCGGCCCGGTAGGTATGGTAACTTTTTCTTTGCATTGCACGCGCGCTCTCTGTCTCTCCTCCTCCTTTCTCTTTGGGTTTAGTTACAAAATGGCGATTCTCGAGTGCGGTGCGAGCAAAATGATGACGGAAAGCGTGGAGTCGTTTGGTGAGGTGAGGCCACGCATACTCTTCAAGTTACCTAATGACGAACACAAACCAGGAATTCTGTGGTTTCTATGCTGGGATCTCAAGGTTTAAGACTGGTGAAAGAGACGGTGTAATAACTGATAAACTGAACGAGACCGACTTGGGTTGAGTGTGACAGGACACGCAACAAGAGAAAATGATGAAATGTAACCATGTGTTGGTAGTAGGTGAGCTGCTGTGTCGTCGGTTTTGGGTCGGGGCTGGGAGACGGAGACCGGATGACTCAGCTACACGATTGCAAGGCGTTTGGAAGGGTCGGTAACCTGCCGCTTCAGTACCGTTCCTTGCCTTTGTTCTAGAGCAACCCCAACGGCCCCACCTAATCCAGCCCAACTCATAACGCATGATGGGTACTCCCACGTCCGTGTGCTTCTACGCGACCTGCGGCTAAATTTTGTGTTTTGACCTTTTTCTGAAACTTATTCGAGATTTAATCCTAGTTTGAAAAAAAATtaagatctgacccttttgctaccgccagggatCTTGGCGgtaccgccaaggtccctggcggtagggttgcatgccctaccgTCAATAAACTCCTAAGTATTGAACACAGTGCGTGCTTGTGCCTACCGCCAAGTACCTTGGCAGTAAGGTTGTGCAGGCTACCGCCAGTCCGGTTGACGATAGCGATGTTTCCTACCGCCAGTGACCTTGGtggtaggctgttataccctaccgccatggacTCTGGCGGTAGCAAAAGTGTCAGATCTCGAAAAAAATCAAACTAGAGTCAAATCTCGAATAGGTTTCAAAAAAGGATCAAAACACGAAAATTTGTCGCGACCTGCTGGAACATCACCAGGGAAGATCTCATGAGGGCCTTGGAGGAGTTTCATGGTGAAACCATGCAAGGGCTACAAGCCATAAACAAAGCCACGATATCGCTCTTACCTAAGAAGATGGCCGCTCTAGACAAGGATTTCAGGCCGGTAAGCCTCAACCACGGAGTCAAGATTTTTGACAAGATTCTCACCACACGGCTTGCCGACGACTTACCGCACCATGTGGGCAACCACCAGAGCGCATTCTTTTTTTTAGGGTAAAGCAAAGCTTTATAAATTAACGGTGCACGGGCAAATCATCCAAAACACAAACAGCCACTGAGGGCGGTACAATAGAGCGCATTCGTGCGTGGAAGATCATTGCACGACAATTTTATGCTCGTACAAGGTACGGCTCGCAGACTACATGCCTTGAAGGATCCCACACTACTATTGAAGCTGGACATATCCAAAGCCTTCGACTCCGTGCAATGGCCTTTCCTGCTAGAAGTGTTGGCTCACATGGGATTCAGACCGAGATGGACAACCTGGATTTGCAGGTTGCTTGCAACATCATCTACTAAGATATCCGTGAATGGAATCCCCAGGGACACGATATTCAACTGTCAAGGTCTGCGCCAAGGCAGCCCGCTATCACCTATGCTTTTCATCCTATGCATGGAACCACTCCACCGACTGCTTGAGCATGCGACCACCGCGGGTTTGCTCACACCACTGGCCAAGACAGGGCTGAGACACCACGTGTCTATGTATGCGGATGACGTCATGATATTCCTGAAATCAACGGAGAGGGACCTTCGGGCGTGCGCCTCAATCCTGGATCTATTTGCGCATGCGTCTGGGCTCAAGATCAACCTGTGGAAGAGCTCGGCCCTCCCAATCCGATGCTCGCCGGAGGACATGTAGCTGGCAACTGGGCTGTTGGGATGCGAAAATGGCACTTTCCCATGCCGATATCTGGGATTACCGCTGTCTATCAGGAAGCAAACAACAACTCATTTTCAGGACATGGTGGACCATTTGGCTGCACGTTTGCCATCGTGGAAAGCAAGGTCTCTACCTAAGAGCAGCCGCCTGCTGTTAATACAGTCCGTCCTCTGCGCCATCCCAGTGCACTCGATGCTCGCCATGGGATTGCCACCGAAAACGCTCAAGGCGATGGTCAAAATATGCAGAAATTTTATGTGGTATGGGAAAGAAGACGGTGGGGCGGCAAATGCGTTGTTGCATGGGAAACATTGTGCCGACCAAAGTGGACGGGTGGGCTCGGTATCACGAACCTGCGATGGATGAATGTGGCCCTACCAGCGAAGTGGTTGTGGTTGCAACGATCGAGCAGATTGATCTAGACCATGGGCGGAATTCAAGTTCTCCGCCCCCGATGAGGCAAGAGGCTTGTACCAAGCGGCAACTAAGGTGACAGTGGGCGACGGGCGCACAACGCCGTTTTGGGAGGATAGGTGACTCAACGGATACATGATATAGGAGCTAGCCCCTCTCATCTATGAGATAGTACCAAAGCGGACGAGGTGTGCCAGAACTGTGGCAGAAGCTTTACAAGACAAAGCATGGGCTCGCGATGTCGGCCCGGACATGAACGACAGAGCGCTACTACAGTTTCTCGAGGTTTGGCCACAGGTGGATGACACGACTCTGGAtccacatgttggaaatatgccctagaggcaataataaaaggattattatatttccttgttcatgataattgtcttttattcatgctataattgtgttatccggaaatcgtaatacatgtgtgaatacatagacaccaacatgtccctagtaagcctctagttgactagcttattgatcaacagatagtcatggtttcctgactatggacattggatgtcattgataacgagatcacatcattaggagaatgatgtgatggacaagacccaatcctaaacatagcacaagatcgtatagttcgtttgctagagtttttccaatgtcaagtatcttttccttagaccatgagatcgtgtaactcccggataccgtaggagtgctttgggtgtaccaaacatcacaacgtaactgggtgactataaaggtatactacgggtatctccgaaagtgtctgttgggttgacacggatcaagactgggatttgtcactccgtatgacggagaggtatctctgggcccactcggtaatgcatcatcacaatgagctcaaagtgaccaagtgtctggtcacgggatcatgcattatggtacgagtaaagtgacttgccggtaacgagattgaacgaggtattgggataccgacgatcgaatctcgggcaagtaacgtaccgattgacaaagggaattgtatacggggttgcttgaatcctcgacatcgtggttcatccgatgagatcatcgaggagcatgtgggagccaacatgggtatccagatcccgctgttggttattgaccggagagccatctcggtcatgtctacatgtctcccgaacccgtagggtctacacacttaaggttcggtgacgctagggttgtagagatatgaatatgcagtaaccctaaagatgttcggagtcccggatgagatcccgaatgtcacgaggagttctggaatgatccggaggtgaagaattatatataggaagtgcagtttcggccatcgggagtgTTTCGGGGGTcagcggtattgtaccgggaccaccggaagggtcctaggggtccacctggtggggccacccatctcggagggccccatgggctaagtggggaggggaaccagcccatagtgggctggtgcgccccccttggcccaccccatgcgcctagggttgggaaccctagggtgggggggggggcgccccacctagcttggggggcactccaccccttggccgccgcccccctaggagatcccatctcctagggccggcacaccccctagggggcctatataaaggggggaggaaggggcagccgcacccttgagtcttggcgcctccctctcccctactacacctctccctctcgtagtagaacggcgaagccctgctgcggtgacccctgcatccaccaccacgccgtcgtgctgctggatcttcatcaacctctccttcccccttgctggatcaagaaggaggagacgtcacgctgatcgtacgtgtgttgaacacggaggtgccgtccgttcggcgctaggatctccggtgatttggatcacgtcgagtacgacttcctcatccccgttctttgaacgcttccgcgcgtgatctacaaaggtatgtagatgcaatccaatcactcgttgctagatgaactcatagatggatcttggtgaaaccgtaggaaaatttttgttttctgcaacgttccccaacagtggcatcatgagctaggtctatgcgtagttccttttgcacgagtagaacacaatttgttgtgggcgtagatgttgtcaactttcttgccgctactagtcttatttcgcttcaacggtattgtgggatgaagcggcccggaccaaccttacacgtacgcttacgtgagaccggttccatcgactgacatgcactagttgcataaggtggctggcgggtgtctatctctcccactttagttggagcggattcgatgaaaagggtccttatgaagggtaaatagaagttgacaaatcacgttgtggctttcacgtaggtaagaaaacgttcttgctagaaccctattgcagccacgtaaaacttgcaacaacaattagaggacgtctaacttgtttttgcagcaagtgttttgtgatgtgatatggccaaagttgtgatgaatgatgaatgatatatatgtgatgtatgagatgttcatgctattgtaataggaatcacgacttgcatgtcgatgagtatgacaaccggcaggagccataggagttgtctttattttttgtatgacctgcgtgtcattgagaaacaccatgtaaattactttactttattgctaaaacgtgttagccatagtagtagaagtaatagttggcgagcaacttcatggagacacgatgatggagatcatgatgatggaaatcatggtgtcatgccggtgacaagatgatcatggagccccaagatggagatcaaaggagctatgtgatattggccatatcatgtcactattattatttgattacatgtgatgtttatcatgtttttgcatcttgtttacttagaacggcggtactaaataagatgatccctcataataatttcaagaaagtgttccccctaactgtgcaccgttgcgacagttcgttgtttcgaagcaccacgtgatgatcgggtgtgatagattccaacgttcacatacaacgggtgtaagacagatttacacatgcaaacacttaggttgacttgacgagcctagcatgtacagacatggcctcggaacacagaagaccgaaaggtcgagcatgagtcgtatagaagatacgatcaacatgaagatgttcaccgatgttgactagtccgtctcacgtgatgatcggacacggcctagttaactcggatcatgttatacttagatgactggagggatgtctatctgagtgggagttcattgaataatttgatttagatggacttaatta from Triticum aestivum cultivar Chinese Spring chromosome 4A, IWGSC CS RefSeq v2.1, whole genome shotgun sequence harbors:
- the LOC123086664 gene encoding dirigent protein 21, with the protein product MAGGKAALLLLLCAAVLLAPASAADDGLTKFKLYWHDVLAGTSPTAIRIAQAASTNSSSTFFGAVVAIDDPLTTGPAVTGSAKSKDEIGRAQGTYTFADQATFGLLMNMNFVFTAGDYKGSGLTIYGRNEVLSAVREMSIIGGTGKFRMARGYVEARTMDSGAKSGETVVEYTVYVKAAAA